From one Caldichromatium japonicum genomic stretch:
- a CDS encoding aldolase catalytic domain-containing protein: MSDKAPWITCRPELKVLDCTVRDGGLVNDHQFSDEFVRALYHACVEAGIDYMEIGYKNSPRLFPPERFGPWRHCHEDDLWRVVGDHDPERTGLKLAAMADAGKSDWQTQIVPADQSPLSMIRVAFYAHQVSEAVEMIHHAHELGYETTANLMAVSILTEEEIDTVLESIAPTPASTMVIVDSFGHLYREQIDRLYKQYTRALRDSGKEIGIHAHNNQQLAFANTIEAIILGCNRVDATLYGFGRGAGNCHTELLLGFLRNPKFKLRPLIEAIQHHLLPLRQRLDWGPSIPYNLTGQLNQHPRSAIEWREGATPDDFLGFYDQLLAEI; the protein is encoded by the coding sequence ATGTCCGATAAAGCCCCCTGGATCACCTGCCGCCCTGAACTCAAGGTGCTCGATTGCACCGTGCGCGATGGTGGATTGGTGAACGATCACCAGTTCAGCGACGAGTTTGTGCGCGCCCTCTATCATGCCTGCGTCGAGGCGGGGATCGATTACATGGAGATCGGTTATAAAAACTCGCCGCGGCTCTTTCCCCCAGAGCGTTTCGGGCCTTGGCGCCATTGTCATGAGGATGACCTATGGCGGGTGGTGGGCGATCACGATCCAGAGCGGACCGGTCTCAAACTGGCGGCGATGGCCGATGCCGGCAAGAGCGATTGGCAGACCCAGATCGTACCTGCAGATCAAAGCCCGCTGTCGATGATCCGAGTAGCCTTCTATGCGCATCAGGTCTCGGAGGCGGTAGAGATGATCCACCACGCCCACGAGCTGGGCTATGAGACCACGGCCAACCTGATGGCGGTCTCAATCCTGACCGAGGAAGAGATCGACACCGTGCTCGAATCCATCGCCCCGACTCCGGCGAGCACCATGGTGATCGTCGATAGCTTCGGTCATCTGTACCGCGAACAGATCGACCGCCTCTATAAGCAATATACCCGGGCCTTGCGCGACAGCGGCAAGGAGATCGGCATCCATGCCCATAACAACCAGCAACTGGCCTTCGCCAATACCATCGAGGCGATCATCCTCGGCTGTAACCGCGTCGATGCCACCCTCTATGGCTTCGGGCGAGGGGCGGGGAACTGTCATACCGAGCTGTTATTGGGCTTTTTGCGCAATCCCAAGTTCAAGCTGCGCCCGCTGATCGAGGCGATCCAGCATCACCTGCTGCCGCTGCGCCAGCGGCTCGATTGGGGACCGTCGATCCCCTATAACCTGACTGGACAGCTCAATCAGCACCCCAGAAGTGCGATCGAATGGCGCGAGGGGGCGACGCCGGACGACTTTCTGGGTTTTTATGATCAGCTGCTGGCGGAGATCTAA
- the hisF gene encoding imidazole glycerol phosphate synthase subunit HisF — MIALLDYGAGNVRSLRNAVHALGFALTEIERPEDILCAERLILPGVGSFGAAMRRLEELGYLKPLKDYLSAGRPFLGICLGLQILFAGSEESPGVPGLGIIPGQIRRFPGEGLSVPHMGWNAVRLQKHSPLFTGYAGEPFYFVHSYRALPGPENADWQLAFTDYGRPFLSAVQRGAVCAVQFHPEKSGQAGLALLRNFLAGTSASAPAIPLGDPTPTRLTKRIVACLDVRTNDQGDLVVTKGDQYDVREKTEGRAVRNLGKPVELAERYYQEGADEIAFLNITAFRASPLADQPMLEVLRRTSERVFVPLTIGGGIRAYTDGEGRSYSALAVAHAYFRAGADKVSIGSDAVLAVEDYLARGRVKDGSSAIEQIAAVYGNQAVVISIDPRRVYVNSPQDTPHTVIETRFPGPKGERYCWFQCTIKGGREGRDLDVVELARTCEALGAGEILLNSIDRDGTGAGFDLELIRLVRESVSIPVIASSGAGCVEHFAEVFCETGVEAALAAGIFHRREVPIEAVKSHLITQGIEIRNGEGASTPRHD, encoded by the coding sequence ATGATTGCACTCCTCGACTATGGCGCGGGCAATGTCCGCAGTCTGCGCAATGCCGTGCATGCCCTGGGCTTTGCCCTCACCGAGATCGAGCGCCCCGAGGACATCCTGTGCGCCGAGCGCCTGATCCTGCCCGGGGTCGGCTCCTTTGGCGCGGCGATGCGAAGGCTTGAAGAACTCGGTTATCTCAAACCGCTCAAGGACTATCTCAGTGCCGGTCGCCCTTTTCTTGGGATCTGTCTGGGTCTGCAGATCCTCTTTGCGGGCAGCGAGGAGTCGCCTGGGGTCCCTGGACTTGGGATCATCCCCGGCCAGATCCGCCGTTTTCCGGGGGAGGGGCTGTCGGTACCGCACATGGGCTGGAATGCGGTGCGCCTACAAAAGCACTCTCCCTTGTTTACAGGCTATGCCGGCGAGCCGTTTTATTTCGTGCACTCCTATCGGGCCCTGCCGGGCCCGGAGAATGCCGACTGGCAGCTTGCGTTCACCGACTATGGCAGGCCGTTCTTGAGCGCGGTGCAGCGCGGTGCAGTCTGCGCCGTCCAGTTCCACCCCGAAAAGAGCGGTCAGGCAGGGCTTGCCCTGTTGCGCAACTTTTTGGCCGGCACATCCGCGTCCGCGCCTGCCATCCCCTTGGGCGATCCGACCCCGACCCGTCTGACCAAACGCATCGTCGCCTGTCTCGATGTGCGCACCAACGACCAGGGCGATCTCGTCGTCACCAAGGGCGACCAATACGACGTGCGTGAAAAGACCGAGGGGCGGGCGGTGCGCAACCTGGGTAAGCCCGTCGAGCTTGCCGAGCGCTATTATCAAGAAGGCGCCGACGAGATCGCCTTTCTCAATATCACTGCCTTTCGCGCCTCCCCCCTGGCCGACCAGCCGATGCTCGAGGTTTTGAGGCGCACCTCGGAGCGGGTCTTTGTCCCCCTCACTATCGGCGGCGGCATCCGCGCCTATACCGATGGCGAGGGGCGCTCCTACTCAGCGCTCGCTGTCGCCCATGCCTATTTTCGTGCGGGGGCCGACAAGGTCTCGATCGGCTCGGATGCGGTCCTCGCGGTCGAGGACTATCTGGCGCGCGGTCGGGTCAAAGATGGCAGCAGCGCGATCGAACAGATCGCTGCAGTCTATGGTAACCAGGCAGTGGTGATCTCCATCGACCCGCGCCGGGTCTATGTCAACTCACCGCAGGATACCCCCCATACGGTTATAGAGACGCGGTTCCCTGGGCCCAAGGGCGAACGCTATTGCTGGTTCCAATGCACCATCAAGGGCGGGCGCGAGGGGCGGGATCTGGACGTCGTCGAGTTGGCGCGTACCTGTGAGGCACTGGGGGCGGGCGAGATCCTGCTCAATTCGATCGATCGTGACGGCACGGGCGCGGGCTTTGACCTGGAGCTGATCCGCCTGGTCAGGGAGTCGGTCAGCATCCCCGTCATCGCCTCGAGCGGGGCTGGCTGTGTCGAGCATTTCGCCGAGGTCTTTTGCGAGACCGGGGTCGAAGCGGCCCTGGCCGCCGGGATCTTCCACCGGCGCGAGGTCCCGATCGAGGCCGTCAAGTCTCATCTCATCACCCAGGGGATCGAGATCCGCAACGGTGAAGGCGCATCCACCCCCAGGCATGACTGA
- a CDS encoding DUF485 domain-containing protein: MQQDLVDAIKAHPRYQELVCSRRCFAWNLTFLMLAIYYGFILTIAFAPALLGTPIAQGASTTIGIPLGITVIVSAFILTGIYVAKANSRFDALTRAIQEDIQ, encoded by the coding sequence ATGCAACAAGACTTGGTCGACGCCATCAAGGCGCACCCGCGTTATCAGGAGCTCGTATGCTCGCGCCGGTGTTTCGCCTGGAATCTCACATTTCTAATGTTGGCGATCTATTACGGATTCATCCTGACCATCGCCTTCGCCCCTGCCTTGCTTGGCACACCCATCGCCCAGGGCGCCTCAACGACCATCGGTATCCCCCTGGGGATCACCGTCATCGTCAGCGCCTTTATCTTGACCGGGATCTATGTCGCCAAGGCTAATAGCCGCTTCGATGCCCTGACCCGGGCCATCCAGGAGGATATCCAATAA
- a CDS encoding cation acetate symporter, giving the protein MRRYPLLLLSVILAASEIAWAGPAIGGAVERQAVNWTAIAMFLLFVAATLGITYWAAKHTRSVRDFYTAGGGITGLQNGLAIAGDFMSAASFLGISGLVFASGYDGLIYSIGFLVGWPIIMFLIAEQIRNLGKFTFADVSAYRFAQTPIRSMAAISSLVVVAFYLIAQMVGAGKLIELLFGLDYWLAVVIVGVLMMIYVIFGGMTATTWVQIIKAILLLSGATFMAFAALAAFGFSPEEMFRQAVTIHPKGAAITAPGSLVTDPYNAISLGLALMFGTAGLPHILMRFFTVPDAKEARKSVFYATGFIGYFYILTFIIGFAAIVLLAQHPEFFKPEAIGPDGTVIKDQLVKGLSGGTNMVAIRLAEAVGGNLFLGFISAVAFATILAVVAGLTLAGASAISHDLYASVIARGYSNESTEIGVSKIATFALGLLAIGLGIAFESQNVAFMVGLAFAVAASANFPVLVSAIFWGRMTTAGALAGGTVGLISAVVLTVLSKAVWGDVLGHVGPDGKPVGLIALNNPAIVSMPLAFVTIWVVSWLDRSQRAQSERQAFEAQRVRCETGIGIEAAISH; this is encoded by the coding sequence ATGAGACGATATCCCCTCTTACTCCTGAGCGTGATTCTGGCTGCCTCTGAGATTGCCTGGGCCGGACCTGCTATCGGCGGTGCGGTCGAGCGCCAGGCGGTCAACTGGACGGCGATCGCGATGTTCTTACTCTTCGTTGCCGCGACCCTGGGTATCACCTATTGGGCGGCCAAGCATACCCGCTCGGTGCGCGATTTTTATACTGCCGGCGGTGGGATCACCGGCCTGCAAAATGGCTTGGCGATCGCTGGCGATTTCATGTCGGCCGCCTCCTTCCTGGGGATCTCGGGGCTGGTCTTCGCCTCGGGATATGACGGTCTGATCTATTCGATCGGCTTTCTCGTTGGCTGGCCAATCATCATGTTCCTGATCGCCGAACAGATCCGCAACCTCGGCAAGTTTACATTCGCCGATGTCAGCGCTTATCGCTTTGCCCAGACCCCTATCCGCAGCATGGCGGCAATTTCATCGCTGGTGGTCGTGGCCTTTTATCTGATCGCCCAGATGGTTGGCGCCGGCAAGCTGATTGAACTCCTATTTGGCCTCGATTATTGGCTGGCCGTAGTCATCGTCGGGGTATTGATGATGATCTATGTCATCTTCGGCGGCATGACCGCAACCACCTGGGTACAGATCATCAAGGCCATCTTATTGTTATCGGGCGCGACCTTCATGGCCTTTGCCGCCCTTGCCGCCTTCGGTTTCTCACCTGAAGAGATGTTTAGGCAGGCGGTCACCATCCACCCGAAGGGCGCAGCCATCACCGCGCCCGGCTCGCTCGTCACCGATCCTTATAACGCCATCTCGCTGGGTCTGGCATTGATGTTTGGGACTGCGGGCCTCCCCCATATCCTGATGCGTTTCTTCACCGTCCCAGACGCCAAGGAGGCGCGCAAATCCGTCTTCTATGCCACCGGCTTTATCGGCTATTTCTATATCCTGACTTTCATTATCGGCTTTGCCGCCATCGTGTTGCTCGCCCAGCACCCCGAGTTCTTCAAGCCTGAGGCGATCGGACCCGATGGGACGGTCATCAAGGATCAGCTGGTCAAGGGATTGTCGGGTGGGACCAATATGGTTGCGATCCGCCTGGCCGAGGCGGTCGGCGGCAATCTGTTTTTGGGCTTTATCTCGGCGGTGGCCTTTGCCACCATCCTCGCCGTGGTCGCTGGGCTGACCCTGGCCGGCGCCTCGGCGATCTCGCATGACCTTTATGCCAGCGTCATCGCCCGCGGTTATAGTAATGAATCGACCGAGATCGGTGTTTCCAAGATCGCAACCTTCGCCTTGGGGCTCTTAGCCATCGGTCTGGGGATCGCCTTCGAGAGCCAAAACGTAGCCTTTATGGTGGGCCTGGCCTTTGCGGTCGCTGCCAGTGCCAATTTCCCGGTCTTGGTAAGCGCAATCTTCTGGGGACGGATGACCACTGCTGGCGCCCTGGCCGGTGGGACTGTGGGCCTGATCAGCGCAGTGGTCCTCACCGTGCTGTCCAAGGCAGTCTGGGGCGATGTGCTGGGGCATGTCGGACCGGATGGCAAACCCGTCGGCCTGATCGCCCTCAATAATCCGGCGATCGTCTCCATGCCTCTGGCCTTCGTCACGATCTGGGTCGTATCTTGGTTGGATCGCTCGCAGCGCGCCCAGAGCGAACGGCAGGCCTTTGAGGCCCAGCGCGTGCGCTGCGAGACCGGGATCGGGATCGAGGCGGCCATCAGCCACTGA
- a CDS encoding HD domain-containing phosphohydrolase, producing the protein MNIPIRLALVALVLSLMLAIYGIIRFADAERARDLQSLQIQLNLAAEGRAEAIGRWIEGQYAALEGLARDQSLLTQLRRLREAPDKQIEQGLNDLLEDAARAIEGAGDWLSDPPPTLGRRPVGDWFILDPEDRPIAAVNGTSVLTPELIAWLGGTPLSERGMLDLHLGAAGRLLLGWLVPIRDPENAEEVIGRLLALHPLDAGLFDLLKTPGLTARTAESYLIRRRGHLIEYLSPLLDGSEPLSKRLAINTEGLIDAAALERPGQFHQGYNYALRESYAISRPIPATDWVLVQRIGAAEALAASDAWRMTLISGLTLIAVLIGSALVLVWFYASSRKVEALAESYRQAAERFERLSGFLDILADSQPHPILVVDASGHLTYANRRLAELTGLAVDEIRGRSLTAVFGQETGAHLSLAAQRVRETQSPQVETAALRDPEGQERVWRVHYQPFITSIVGSSPGVLITIEDLTELMRERARRERNTQRLIDTLVALVDERDPDAAHQSRYVVEVARAIADELGFDAIQRTTVEQAARLVNLGKIRIPRAILMKEKQLTEQELSRVREALDSGPQILCGIEFDGPVIETLEQVNEWADGSGRPKGLKGEQILPSAQVVALANDFVALISPRAFREAKGLDEAVSLLMQEIGRRFERRYVLALLNQLDNRGGRERWAEISQRRAIEVG; encoded by the coding sequence ATGAACATCCCCATCCGGTTGGCCCTCGTCGCGCTTGTGCTGAGCCTGATGTTGGCGATTTATGGCATCATCCGTTTTGCTGATGCCGAGCGGGCGCGCGACCTTCAGAGTTTACAGATCCAGCTCAATCTGGCAGCGGAGGGGCGGGCTGAGGCCATCGGGCGCTGGATCGAGGGTCAATATGCTGCCCTCGAGGGGTTGGCGCGTGATCAAAGCTTGCTGACGCAGTTACGCAGGCTTAGAGAGGCGCCAGATAAACAGATAGAACAAGGATTGAACGATCTGCTCGAAGATGCGGCCAGAGCCATCGAGGGCGCAGGCGACTGGCTGTCCGACCCGCCTCCAACCTTAGGCCGCCGACCGGTGGGTGACTGGTTCATCCTTGATCCAGAGGATCGCCCAATCGCTGCGGTCAATGGTACGAGCGTTCTGACCCCTGAGCTGATCGCCTGGCTGGGTGGCACACCCCTATCCGAACGGGGGATGCTCGATCTCCATCTGGGCGCCGCTGGACGTCTGCTGCTTGGCTGGCTGGTCCCCATCCGCGATCCGGAAAACGCCGAGGAGGTTATCGGGCGTCTGCTGGCCCTGCACCCACTTGATGCTGGGCTTTTCGATCTGCTCAAGACGCCTGGTCTCACAGCGCGGACCGCCGAGTCCTATTTGATCCGCCGCCGCGGTCACCTGATCGAATATCTCTCCCCGCTCCTCGATGGCAGCGAGCCCTTAAGCAAGCGCCTGGCGATCAATACCGAGGGGCTCATTGATGCGGCTGCGCTCGAACGGCCTGGGCAGTTCCATCAGGGATATAACTATGCCCTGCGCGAGTCCTATGCCATAAGCCGCCCTATACCCGCGACCGATTGGGTCCTGGTCCAACGCATCGGAGCTGCCGAGGCGCTTGCCGCCAGTGATGCCTGGCGCATGACACTCATCAGCGGCTTGACCTTGATCGCGGTCTTAATCGGTTCGGCCTTGGTGCTGGTGTGGTTTTATGCGAGCTCGCGTAAGGTCGAGGCGCTGGCCGAGTCCTATCGCCAGGCGGCTGAGCGTTTCGAGCGGCTGTCGGGTTTCCTGGATATCCTGGCCGACAGCCAGCCCCATCCCATCCTTGTGGTCGATGCCAGCGGTCATCTGACCTATGCCAATCGCCGGCTTGCTGAGCTCACAGGCCTGGCAGTGGATGAAATCAGGGGGCGATCGCTGACGGCAGTCTTCGGTCAGGAGACCGGCGCCCATCTGAGCCTGGCGGCTCAGCGCGTGCGCGAGACCCAAAGCCCCCAGGTCGAGACCGCAGCGCTACGCGATCCAGAGGGTCAGGAACGGGTCTGGCGGGTACATTATCAGCCGTTTATCACCTCAATCGTCGGGTCTTCCCCAGGGGTATTGATCACCATTGAAGACCTGACCGAGCTGATGCGTGAGCGCGCCCGGCGCGAGCGCAATACCCAGCGGTTGATCGACACCCTGGTTGCCTTGGTCGATGAGCGTGATCCTGATGCTGCGCATCAGTCGCGTTATGTCGTCGAGGTGGCGCGCGCCATTGCCGATGAACTGGGATTTGATGCCATCCAGCGCACTACGGTTGAGCAGGCGGCACGTCTCGTCAATCTCGGCAAGATCCGCATCCCACGCGCCATCCTGATGAAAGAGAAACAGTTGACGGAGCAGGAATTGAGCCGGGTGCGTGAGGCCCTGGATTCAGGTCCCCAGATCCTGTGCGGGATCGAGTTCGACGGGCCAGTGATCGAGACCCTGGAGCAGGTCAATGAATGGGCCGATGGCAGTGGCAGACCCAAGGGGCTCAAGGGCGAGCAGATCCTGCCCAGCGCCCAGGTAGTGGCCCTGGCCAATGACTTCGTGGCCCTGATCAGCCCGCGGGCATTCCGTGAGGCCAAGGGCCTCGATGAGGCAGTATCGCTCCTGATGCAAGAGATCGGGCGGCGCTTCGAGCGGCGCTATGTCTTGGCCCTGCTCAATCAGCTCGATAATCGCGGCGGGCGCGAACGCTGGGCCGAGATAAGCCAGAGACGGGCAATCGAGGTTGGGTGA
- a CDS encoding polyprenyl synthetase family protein, with the protein MDLSKIRQPVADDSKAVDALILRRLQSDVMLINQIGHYIVNSGGKRLRPLSVLLSARACGYTGDRHIDLAAVIEFIHTATLLHDDVVDASELRRNRETANVVWGNDASVLVGDFLYSRAFEMMVEVGSMRVMDILSHATNRIAEGEVLQLLNERDPDTDETRYMEVVTRKTATLFEAGVRLGAVLADSPPKVEEAARCYGLSLGIAFQLVDDALDYRLDNAELGKNVGDDLEEGKPTLPIIRAMQVGSPEQRALLREAILEGGRERIQEVVTAIAATDAIDYTIQIAQSYARRAKESLQALPASPATESLALLADFAVARTY; encoded by the coding sequence ATGGATCTTTCCAAGATTCGCCAACCCGTCGCCGATGACTCCAAGGCCGTCGATGCCTTGATCCTACGTCGGCTTCAGTCTGACGTCATGCTGATCAATCAGATCGGTCACTATATCGTCAACAGCGGTGGCAAGCGTCTGCGCCCGCTCTCGGTGCTGCTTTCGGCCCGCGCCTGCGGCTATACGGGGGATCGCCATATCGATCTAGCAGCGGTGATCGAATTCATCCATACCGCCACCCTGTTGCACGATGATGTGGTCGATGCCTCAGAGCTCAGACGCAATCGCGAAACGGCGAATGTCGTTTGGGGCAATGATGCGAGCGTCCTGGTGGGTGATTTTTTGTATTCGCGCGCCTTCGAGATGATGGTCGAGGTGGGGAGCATGCGGGTGATGGATATTCTCTCCCATGCCACCAACCGCATCGCTGAGGGTGAGGTGTTGCAGTTGCTCAATGAGCGCGATCCAGATACAGACGAGACGCGTTACATGGAGGTCGTCACCCGCAAAACCGCGACCCTCTTCGAGGCGGGGGTGCGTCTAGGGGCTGTACTTGCCGATTCACCCCCTAAGGTCGAGGAGGCAGCGCGTTGCTACGGTCTGTCTCTCGGCATTGCCTTCCAGTTGGTGGATGATGCACTCGATTACCGGCTTGACAATGCCGAGCTCGGCAAGAACGTGGGCGATGACCTCGAGGAAGGCAAGCCGACCCTACCGATCATCCGCGCCATGCAGGTCGGCAGCCCTGAGCAGCGCGCACTGTTGCGCGAGGCCATCCTGGAAGGGGGACGTGAGCGCATCCAGGAGGTCGTTACGGCCATTGCAGCCACGGATGCTATCGATTACACTATCCAGATCGCGCAATCCTATGCGCGCCGCGCCAAGGAATCGCTTCAGGCCCTGCCCGCTTCACCGGCGACAGAGTCCCTTGCTCTGCTTGCCGATTTCGCAGTTGCGCGGACCTATTGA
- a CDS encoding diguanylate cyclase domain-containing protein, with protein MSDKIATVLIVDDQPANIHALASLLKKDYRILTAIHAEKAWEIVRRSTVPDLILLDILMPGMDGYELCRRLKNHEATKTIPIIFVTALGEERDEAYGLDLGAVDYITKPFSPAIVRARVRNHISLKLKTDMLEQVALQDGLTQIPNRRCFDQRLRKEWARLTRNGQPLALLMIDIDHFKAYNDHYGHGAGDECLQRVAHAIHQVPKRPIDLVARYGGEEFAALLPETDEEGASHLAGQMLSAVQALGIRHAYSEVAPQVTISIGLAVHSTAYPKGSAEELKNAADQSLYQAKARGRNRLVCEEEADCAGG; from the coding sequence GTGTCCGACAAGATCGCCACCGTTCTGATTGTGGATGATCAACCGGCCAATATCCATGCCCTGGCGTCCCTGCTAAAAAAGGACTATCGCATCCTGACGGCAATCCATGCCGAGAAGGCCTGGGAGATTGTCAGGCGCAGCACGGTGCCGGACCTGATCCTGCTTGATATCCTGATGCCGGGGATGGACGGCTATGAGCTGTGCCGGCGGCTTAAGAACCACGAAGCAACCAAGACCATCCCGATTATCTTCGTCACCGCTCTGGGCGAAGAGCGCGATGAGGCCTATGGGCTAGACCTCGGCGCGGTTGATTATATCACCAAGCCCTTTAGCCCGGCGATCGTACGCGCGCGGGTGCGCAATCACATCAGCCTCAAGCTCAAGACCGATATGCTTGAACAGGTCGCCCTGCAAGACGGCCTAACCCAGATCCCTAACCGCCGTTGTTTCGATCAGCGACTCAGGAAGGAATGGGCGCGCTTGACCCGTAACGGCCAGCCATTGGCGTTGCTCATGATCGACATCGATCATTTCAAGGCCTACAACGATCATTATGGGCACGGGGCGGGGGATGAATGTCTGCAGCGAGTCGCCCATGCCATCCATCAGGTGCCCAAACGCCCGATTGACCTGGTCGCCCGCTACGGCGGCGAGGAGTTCGCGGCGCTTTTGCCTGAGACTGACGAAGAGGGTGCCTCACACCTGGCCGGTCAGATGCTCAGCGCAGTGCAGGCACTGGGGATCAGGCATGCCTATTCCGAGGTCGCCCCCCAGGTTACCATCAGCATCGGCTTGGCAGTGCATTCAACCGCCTATCCCAAGGGCAGCGCCGAGGAGTTGAAGAATGCCGCCGACCAGTCCTTGTATCAGGCCAAGGCCAGAGGCCGCAATCGCCTCGTTTGCGAGGAAGAGGCGGACTGCGCCGGCGGGTGA
- a CDS encoding citrate synthase yields MTADAILILDGQEYRLPVRIGTEGERAIDIRDLRARTGYIALDPGYANTGSCESAITFIDGDRGILRYRGIPIEQFEQAPNFVEVAWLLIFGRLPSAEEYRAFSEQLTASANLDESMKHHFEGFPRSAPPMAILSAMINALSCFHPEYFELDDRAHFQAAAAGLISKIRTIAAYAYRHSVGQPYIYPNPRLPYVPNFLHMLFSQPYAEYVCDPLVRDALNLILILHADHEQNCSTSTVRMVGSSQANLFASCAAGVCALWGPLHGGANVAVIEMLEQIHRGQLSVEDYVRLAKDKNTKMRLMGFGHRIYKNLDPRAKILGRVAEQLLPKLGVKDPLLDIARRLEEIARNDPYFIERKLYPNVDFYSGILLRAIGIPTNMFTVIFAIGRLPGWIAHWWEQAQTEGMRIARPRQLYIGLTPSDYAPHESRV; encoded by the coding sequence ATGACCGCTGATGCGATCCTGATCCTGGACGGCCAGGAATATCGCCTTCCGGTCCGCATTGGCACCGAGGGCGAGCGGGCGATCGATATCAGGGACCTGCGCGCCCGCACCGGTTATATCGCCCTCGATCCTGGTTATGCCAATACCGGAAGCTGCGAGAGCGCCATCACCTTCATCGACGGCGATCGTGGGATCCTGCGTTATCGTGGCATCCCGATCGAGCAGTTCGAGCAGGCGCCGAACTTCGTCGAGGTAGCCTGGCTTTTGATCTTCGGCCGTCTGCCCAGTGCCGAGGAATATCGCGCCTTTTCCGAGCAGCTCACCGCATCGGCCAACCTCGATGAGAGCATGAAGCACCATTTCGAGGGCTTCCCGCGCTCGGCCCCACCGATGGCCATCCTCTCGGCCATGATCAATGCGCTCTCCTGCTTTCATCCCGAGTATTTCGAGCTCGATGACCGCGCCCACTTCCAGGCCGCAGCAGCGGGGTTGATCAGCAAGATCCGCACCATCGCCGCCTATGCCTATCGCCACTCGGTCGGCCAGCCCTATATCTATCCCAACCCCAGGCTGCCCTATGTACCGAACTTTCTGCACATGCTCTTCTCGCAGCCCTATGCCGAATATGTCTGCGACCCCCTGGTGCGCGATGCCCTCAATCTCATCTTGATCCTGCACGCCGACCACGAACAGAACTGCTCGACCTCGACGGTGCGGATGGTCGGCTCAAGCCAGGCCAATCTATTCGCCTCCTGCGCCGCTGGGGTCTGCGCCCTCTGGGGACCGTTACACGGTGGGGCCAATGTGGCTGTGATCGAGATGCTCGAACAGATCCATCGCGGTCAGCTCAGCGTCGAGGACTATGTGCGCCTAGCCAAAGACAAAAACACCAAGATGCGTCTGATGGGGTTTGGACACCGCATCTATAAAAACCTCGACCCACGCGCCAAGATCCTGGGCAGGGTCGCCGAGCAACTCCTGCCCAAGCTCGGGGTCAAGGACCCCTTGCTCGACATCGCGCGGCGGCTCGAAGAGATCGCGCGCAACGATCCCTATTTCATCGAGCGCAAGCTCTATCCGAACGTCGATTTTTATAGCGGCATCCTGCTGCGCGCGATCGGCATCCCGACCAATATGTTCACAGTGATCTTTGCCATTGGGCGGCTGCCGGGTTGGATCGCGCATTGGTGGGAGCAGGCACAGACCGAGGGCATGCGCATCGCCCGCCCCCGTCAGCTCTATATCGGTCTGACCCCGTCCGACTATGCGCCCCATGAATCGAGGGTTTGA